In Amblyraja radiata isolate CabotCenter1 chromosome 10, sAmbRad1.1.pri, whole genome shotgun sequence, one DNA window encodes the following:
- the LOC116977480 gene encoding tctex1 domain-containing protein 1-A-like: protein MGSHGFGETERLKKCKSFQELRVAKTQSALPRKGWGSVLAGSEMQRQQSRLPAKRDKEKRRQDHRTVQSQRSKPGTSSTRLASPTGNMYEPRPARSFSAVEARAAMRSVLEAKLNGAKYEPQGSALAAVELAECVKKAVKALGYERYKIVCYLVLGATRPSDLSCSSRAVWSPAVDTYAEFCFQNDSLFALCLVFALYHE, encoded by the coding sequence ATGGGAAGCCACGGCTTCGGCGAGACGGAAAGATTGAAGAAGTGTAAGAGTTTCCAGGAACTACGTGTGGCCAAGACGCAGAGCGCCCTGCCTCGCAAAGGATGGGGTTCGGTTCTTGCGGGCAGCGAGATGCAACGACAGCAGAGCAGGTTGCCGGCCAAGAGGGACAAGGAGAAGAGGCGACAGGACCACCGGACAGTACAGAGCCAGCGCTCCAAGCCCGGCACCAGCAGCACCAGGCTGGCCAGTCCCACTGGGAACATGTATGAACCCCGGCCCGCCAGGTCCTTCTCGGCGGTGGAAGCCCGGGCTGCGATGCGCTCAGTGCTGGAGGCCAAGCTGAACGGTGCCAAGTATGAGCCCCAGGGCTCTGCGCTGGCGGCCGTGGAACTGGCCGAGTGTGTGAAGAAGGCAGTGAAAGCTTTGGGTTACGAGAGGTACAAGATCGTGTGCTACTTGGTGCTGGGGGCGACGAGGCCCTCTGATCTCTCGTGTTCCAGCAGAGCCGTGTGGAGTCCGGCCGTCGACACCTATGCTGAATTTTGCTTCCAGAACGATTCGCTCTTCGCACTCTGCCTGGTGTTTGCCTTGTACCACGAATAA
- the lrrc39 gene encoding leucine-rich repeat-containing protein 39 isoform X1: MLAVCVGSVGAVKALWEGRIQQLTEEREREEKRSERKALKGVTVVWQERINLARLKDKVVNAEGRIVLKIENEAWKSLPNALRQMSYLQEWQIHRTGLESIPRFVGVFDNLLVLDLSRNSVREIPKEIGQLTKLQELYVSYNRLQQIPHELAGCKNLEKLDLAVNRDLCDLPEQLSQLQRLYHLDLSMNRFTCIPLAVTNMPALEWLDMGSNKLQELPDDMARMEKLHTIWLQRNGITHLPETISKLKNLSTLVLTSNKLQKIPVCMEEMINLRFVNLRDNPLQLKVTLSECASPEEEEDRELFGIEFMQAYIQELKNSNTQTCTSVLSVPIEGEISNQI, translated from the exons ATGTTGGCGGTGTGTGTCGGCTCGGTGGGCGCCGTGAAGGCGCTGTGGGAAGGAAGGATCCAACAGCTGACagaggagcgagagagggaggagaagcgGTCGGAGAGGAAGGCGCTGAAGGG GGTGACGGTCGTGTGGCAGGAGCGGATAAACCTGGCCAGGCTGAAGGACAAGGTGGTCAATGCAGAGGGAAGAATTGTGCTAAAGATAGAGAACGAAGCTTGGAAG TCACTACCAAATGCATTACGACAAATGTCATATTTACAAGAATGGCAGATCCACAGAACTGGCTTGGAAAGCATTCCTCGATTTGTCGGAGTATTTGATAATCTGCTTGTGTTGGATCTATCCCGAAATTCAGTCAGAGAGATCCCAAAGGAAATAG GACAACTGACCAAACTGCAGGAGCTCTATGTCAGCTACAACAGACTGCAACAAATTCCGCATGAGCTTGCTGGCTGCAAAAACCTGGAGAAACTGGATTTAGCTGTAAACAGAGATCTCTGCGATCTACCTGAACAG CTGTCCCAATTGCAAAGGCTTTACCACCTCGACTTGTCCATGAACCGGTTCACTTGCATCCCTCTGGCAGTTACGAACATGCCTGCCCTGGAATGGCTAGATATGGGCAGCAACAAACTTCAAGAGCTTCCGGATGACATGGCTAG AATGGAGAAACTGCACACTATTTGGCTACAGAGGAATGGAATCACCCACTTGCCAGAGACCATCAGTAAATTGAAAAATCTCAGCACTCTGGTTCTAACAAGCAACAAGCTGCAGAAAATCCCAGTTTGTATGGAAGAAATGATCAATTTGAG GTTTGTGAATCTGAGAGACAATCCACTTCAGCTAAAAGTTACACTATCCGAGTGTGCAAGCCCAGAGGAAGAGGAAGACCGTGAATTATTTGGGATAGAATTTATGCAAGCCTACATACAGGAATTAAAAAACA
- the lrrc39 gene encoding leucine-rich repeat-containing protein 39 isoform X2, with the protein MRGKRFAATCSRRPGHGVTVVWQERINLARLKDKVVNAEGRIVLKIENEAWKSLPNALRQMSYLQEWQIHRTGLESIPRFVGVFDNLLVLDLSRNSVREIPKEIGQLTKLQELYVSYNRLQQIPHELAGCKNLEKLDLAVNRDLCDLPEQLSQLQRLYHLDLSMNRFTCIPLAVTNMPALEWLDMGSNKLQELPDDMARMEKLHTIWLQRNGITHLPETISKLKNLSTLVLTSNKLQKIPVCMEEMINLRFVNLRDNPLQLKVTLSECASPEEEEDRELFGIEFMQAYIQELKNSNTQTCTSVLSVPIEGEISNQI; encoded by the exons ATGAGGGGCAAGCGGTTCGCTGCGACCTGCAGCCGCCGGCCGGGACACGG GGTGACGGTCGTGTGGCAGGAGCGGATAAACCTGGCCAGGCTGAAGGACAAGGTGGTCAATGCAGAGGGAAGAATTGTGCTAAAGATAGAGAACGAAGCTTGGAAG TCACTACCAAATGCATTACGACAAATGTCATATTTACAAGAATGGCAGATCCACAGAACTGGCTTGGAAAGCATTCCTCGATTTGTCGGAGTATTTGATAATCTGCTTGTGTTGGATCTATCCCGAAATTCAGTCAGAGAGATCCCAAAGGAAATAG GACAACTGACCAAACTGCAGGAGCTCTATGTCAGCTACAACAGACTGCAACAAATTCCGCATGAGCTTGCTGGCTGCAAAAACCTGGAGAAACTGGATTTAGCTGTAAACAGAGATCTCTGCGATCTACCTGAACAG CTGTCCCAATTGCAAAGGCTTTACCACCTCGACTTGTCCATGAACCGGTTCACTTGCATCCCTCTGGCAGTTACGAACATGCCTGCCCTGGAATGGCTAGATATGGGCAGCAACAAACTTCAAGAGCTTCCGGATGACATGGCTAG AATGGAGAAACTGCACACTATTTGGCTACAGAGGAATGGAATCACCCACTTGCCAGAGACCATCAGTAAATTGAAAAATCTCAGCACTCTGGTTCTAACAAGCAACAAGCTGCAGAAAATCCCAGTTTGTATGGAAGAAATGATCAATTTGAG GTTTGTGAATCTGAGAGACAATCCACTTCAGCTAAAAGTTACACTATCCGAGTGTGCAAGCCCAGAGGAAGAGGAAGACCGTGAATTATTTGGGATAGAATTTATGCAAGCCTACATACAGGAATTAAAAAACA